In Saccharicrinis fermentans DSM 9555 = JCM 21142, a genomic segment contains:
- a CDS encoding family 43 glycosylhydrolase, which yields MKIFISVLIMSVMVVLSDAQNPVFTHVFTADPSPHVWPNDDRLWVYTSHDEPGSNNHYGMTGYHAFSTTDMVHWTDHGRILHLENVEWAESHAWAMDAAYYRGKYYLIYCMKEAGIGLFRTGVARSDVPQGPFTDLGYIKGVEFGQDPAIFIDDDETPYLFWGHDRKCFGAALNDDLMSIKPETYVDLTSQLKYVFEGPWVHKFKGKYYLSYPGLTPRKWPEKMFYGVADQPLGPYEFKGCFMDDFEGQSGTNHGGTVTYKGKDIMFYHSAWLSGGLSETRCVMADYLNYDEKGNIISIVPSKEGLGLADRTKTTILLEAENGFAAGGDLYNVIVDTWIKDYSGKGYVTNFDNPYDHVSMLAQVARPSKFRFKVRYASPDGESNHDVLINSHLYRDFVFPASKTFREIDFGIVELKEGDNLIRIFKRNWKPSKGDLAIDYVKLEQVFEDED from the coding sequence ATGAAAATATTTATAAGTGTATTAATTATGAGTGTGATGGTTGTTTTGAGTGACGCTCAAAATCCGGTTTTTACACATGTTTTTACCGCAGATCCCTCTCCTCATGTGTGGCCCAATGATGACCGACTTTGGGTATATACCAGTCATGATGAGCCGGGGTCTAATAACCATTATGGTATGACGGGTTATCATGCATTTTCAACAACAGATATGGTTCATTGGACAGATCATGGTCGTATCTTACATTTGGAGAACGTGGAATGGGCAGAAAGCCATGCTTGGGCCATGGATGCCGCTTATTATCGTGGTAAGTACTATCTGATATACTGTATGAAAGAGGCCGGGATTGGTCTTTTTAGAACAGGAGTTGCTCGTAGTGATGTTCCGCAAGGCCCCTTTACTGACCTAGGTTATATTAAGGGCGTTGAATTTGGTCAGGATCCAGCTATTTTTATCGATGATGATGAAACCCCATATTTGTTCTGGGGGCATGATAGAAAGTGTTTTGGTGCAGCATTGAATGATGATCTTATGTCTATTAAACCGGAAACATATGTTGATCTGACTTCTCAATTAAAATATGTATTTGAAGGGCCATGGGTTCATAAGTTCAAAGGAAAATATTATTTAAGCTATCCGGGACTGACGCCTCGTAAGTGGCCAGAGAAAATGTTTTATGGTGTTGCGGATCAACCCTTAGGACCCTATGAGTTTAAAGGATGTTTTATGGATGATTTTGAGGGGCAAAGTGGAACGAATCATGGCGGTACAGTTACTTACAAAGGAAAAGATATCATGTTTTACCATAGTGCCTGGCTATCGGGTGGATTAAGCGAAACACGCTGTGTAATGGCTGATTATCTGAATTATGATGAAAAAGGAAATATTATTTCAATTGTTCCTTCCAAAGAGGGTTTAGGATTGGCTGACCGGACAAAAACAACGATATTATTGGAAGCTGAAAATGGCTTTGCTGCCGGAGGTGATTTGTACAATGTAATTGTTGATACATGGATCAAGGACTACAGTGGGAAAGGCTACGTGACTAATTTTGATAATCCGTATGATCATGTATCCATGTTAGCTCAAGTGGCAAGACCTTCAAAATTTCGCTTTAAAGTCAGGTACGCCTCACCCGATGGAGAATCTAATCATGATGTTTTGATAAATAGTCATTTGTATAGAGATTTTGTTTTTCCTGCATCCAAGACCTTTCGGGAAATAGATTTTGGTATTGTTGAACTGAAAGAAGGTGATAATTTAATACGCATCTTCAAACGAAATTGGAAGCCTTCGAAAGGAGATTTGGCCATTGATTATGTCAAGCTGGAGCAGGTGTTTGAAGATGAAGACTAG
- a CDS encoding GH39 family glycosyl hydrolase, with amino-acid sequence MKCKFYVLLSFLVLSQFNYGQKSIRVDAGTKGEKFEHFWSKCVGAGRANEALRAGWLEQMEKVQQNCGFEYVRFHGLFHEDMFPVLREKGKLVYNWQYIDDVFDRLLDMNVRPFVELAFFPNEFAAEDSKTVFWWEAKVTPGPDFASQWHDLIEAFTQHVVDRYGIDEVLTWYFEVWNEPNLYPFFFHGKKSQYFELYKQSALAVKSVDERLKIGGPATSNFVPDTRFDGEIINNEVSMEVFKVEDINTLQWHGVWIEDFLKFCEKEKLPVDFISTHPYPTDYAFNPETGKGRGLTRHVHSIIDDLEWLQKIVQNSAYSNAEIHLTEWNTSPSSRDRMHDLLPAAAYIVKSNLDCIGLTNSLAFWTFTDIFEEKGGAASIFHGGFGMINFQGLVKPSYHAYRMLHLLGDEKLYKDDAVFVSRNSGDGKIVALAYNYPKENEGSVPAGYKSYEYLSEGSSKQLKLELKHLKPGAMFQIEILDKDHGNVCHSWEKMGKPEPPTREQIKVLKNVAENLKTETVVADKDGRLTINREIAPWNVMLIQQIN; translated from the coding sequence ATGAAGTGTAAATTTTATGTATTGCTGAGCTTTCTTGTGCTTTCGCAATTTAACTATGGGCAAAAAAGCATCCGTGTGGATGCGGGAACCAAAGGTGAAAAATTTGAACATTTTTGGAGTAAATGTGTAGGAGCGGGTCGAGCGAATGAAGCTTTGCGCGCCGGTTGGCTGGAACAAATGGAGAAAGTGCAACAAAATTGCGGTTTTGAGTATGTTCGCTTTCATGGGCTTTTCCATGAAGATATGTTTCCCGTATTGAGGGAAAAAGGAAAACTGGTATATAATTGGCAATATATTGATGATGTTTTTGATCGTTTGTTGGATATGAATGTACGTCCTTTTGTTGAATTGGCCTTTTTTCCCAATGAGTTTGCCGCAGAAGATTCAAAAACGGTGTTTTGGTGGGAGGCAAAAGTAACTCCTGGACCTGATTTTGCCTCGCAATGGCACGACTTAATTGAGGCTTTTACCCAACATGTTGTAGATCGTTATGGGATTGATGAGGTGCTTACATGGTATTTTGAGGTATGGAATGAACCTAATTTATATCCTTTCTTTTTTCATGGAAAGAAATCGCAATATTTTGAGCTGTATAAGCAATCTGCTTTGGCTGTAAAATCGGTTGATGAACGATTGAAAATAGGAGGTCCTGCTACCAGTAATTTTGTCCCTGATACTCGTTTTGATGGCGAAATAATTAATAATGAGGTGTCGATGGAGGTTTTTAAGGTGGAGGATATCAATACCCTTCAGTGGCATGGTGTGTGGATAGAGGATTTCCTGAAGTTTTGTGAAAAGGAAAAACTACCAGTGGATTTTATTAGTACACATCCATATCCCACAGATTATGCTTTTAATCCGGAAACCGGCAAAGGAAGAGGCCTGACGCGTCATGTACATTCTATTATAGACGACTTGGAGTGGTTGCAGAAAATCGTTCAAAATAGTGCCTATTCAAATGCTGAAATTCATCTAACAGAATGGAATACCAGCCCTAGTAGTCGTGACCGAATGCATGATTTATTACCGGCAGCCGCCTATATTGTAAAATCGAATCTCGATTGCATTGGCCTTACTAATTCTTTGGCTTTTTGGACTTTTACTGATATTTTTGAGGAAAAGGGTGGTGCAGCAAGTATCTTTCATGGTGGATTTGGAATGATTAATTTTCAAGGATTGGTAAAGCCTTCTTACCATGCTTATCGTATGTTGCATTTATTGGGCGATGAAAAGTTGTATAAAGATGATGCTGTGTTCGTAAGTCGTAATTCTGGCGATGGAAAGATTGTGGCCTTGGCCTATAATTATCCCAAAGAAAATGAGGGATCGGTTCCTGCTGGTTATAAGAGTTATGAGTATTTAAGTGAGGGTTCATCCAAACAATTGAAGTTGGAACTAAAGCATCTAAAACCGGGTGCGATGTTTCAAATTGAAATACTGGATAAGGATCATGGTAATGTGTGTCACTCATGGGAGAAAATGGGAAAACCGGAACCTCCGACGCGTGAACAGATCAAAGTATTGAAAAATGTAGCAGAAAATTTAAAAACAGAAACGGTGGTGGCAGATAAGGATGGAAGGCTTACAATAAATAGAGAAATAGCCCCTTGGAATGTTATGTTGATTCAGCAGATTAACTAG